Proteins from one Candidatus Nitrospira nitrosa genomic window:
- the hpf gene encoding ribosome hibernation-promoting factor, HPF/YfiA family: MTLKITGRHMDVTPALKSYVETRMSRLDRYGLKVGSLQVILGVEKLQHKAEVTGIVSGKRVQAKITTSEMYATIDALVDRVDAQFRKLKERLVSHKPDKPKKRTVVS; this comes from the coding sequence ATGACATTAAAAATCACAGGCCGCCACATGGATGTTACGCCAGCGCTGAAAAGTTATGTGGAAACGCGAATGAGCCGGCTGGATCGTTATGGGTTAAAGGTTGGGTCGTTACAGGTGATATTGGGAGTTGAAAAGCTTCAACACAAGGCAGAAGTGACTGGTATTGTAAGCGGCAAGCGAGTGCAGGCAAAGATTACAACGTCGGAGATGTATGCCACCATTGATGCGCTCGTTGACCGTGTAGATGCGCAGTTTCGTAAATTGAAAGAGCGCCTTGTTAGTCACAAACCAGACAAGCCAAAGAAGCGAACAGTAGTTTCTTGA
- the rpoN gene encoding RNA polymerase factor sigma-54 — MKLRLDLKLSQKLIMTPQLQQAIKLLQLSRLELQQSLTQHILENPLLDEVQSDVEDGESSVNEGKAEEVAASAGQEQNVQDESREEQGSPEEFSASGWEEYFGRDRRGGDTEYASAQDDLPSYEQTVAKPTSLEEHLLWQLSLSTLTDREKTVGRLIIGNLDDDGYLRISLAEVIAGTDFTESEAESVLKDVQTFDPTGVAARDLPECLLLQLRHVGRNPFGSLGAPPGALKGSVIEAIVLHHLKDLERRQYAKVAKALNVTVEDVFHATKVIGELEPKPGRPFINTQNYVIVPDVFVVKNEGEWVVLLNDDGLPRMRISPYYKQLISSGQSGTPETKAYMDEKMRAAQWVIRSIEQRNRTIVKVVSSIVKFQEEFFEHGVQYLKPLVLKQVAEDIGMHESTISRVTANKYMYCPQGMLELKFFFNAGLQRADEPSGMHSSVSVRDMIKIMVAEEDAKRPLKDEEIAAKLFTQGVRIARRTVAKYRAELNIASASQRKQFF; from the coding sequence ATGAAACTGCGTCTTGATCTGAAACTTAGCCAAAAACTCATCATGACGCCACAGTTGCAACAGGCGATTAAGCTGCTGCAGTTGTCGCGACTTGAATTGCAACAGAGCCTGACACAGCACATCCTGGAGAATCCTCTGCTTGATGAGGTCCAATCCGATGTCGAGGACGGGGAGTCATCGGTTAATGAGGGGAAGGCTGAGGAAGTCGCAGCATCGGCTGGGCAGGAACAGAACGTTCAGGATGAATCGCGGGAAGAACAAGGATCACCGGAAGAGTTTTCTGCCTCAGGTTGGGAAGAGTACTTTGGAAGAGATCGGCGAGGCGGGGATACTGAATATGCTTCTGCGCAGGATGACTTGCCCTCATACGAGCAGACTGTGGCCAAGCCTACCTCTCTGGAGGAACATCTGCTCTGGCAGTTGTCTCTATCGACACTCACGGATCGAGAGAAAACCGTCGGCCGTTTGATTATTGGCAATTTAGATGATGACGGCTATCTGCGCATTTCGTTAGCTGAGGTGATTGCGGGAACGGACTTTACGGAATCGGAGGCGGAGTCGGTCCTGAAGGACGTTCAAACCTTTGATCCGACAGGAGTTGCCGCTAGGGATCTTCCGGAGTGTCTGCTCTTGCAATTGCGCCATGTAGGTCGTAATCCCTTCGGGTCGCTCGGTGCACCTCCTGGGGCGCTCAAGGGATCAGTGATTGAAGCAATTGTGCTTCACCATTTAAAGGATCTGGAGCGGAGACAATACGCAAAGGTCGCGAAGGCCCTGAACGTTACAGTAGAGGACGTCTTTCACGCAACCAAGGTAATTGGGGAGCTTGAGCCAAAACCCGGGCGACCATTCATCAATACTCAAAACTACGTCATCGTGCCGGATGTGTTTGTCGTCAAAAATGAAGGGGAGTGGGTTGTGTTGTTAAACGATGACGGTCTGCCACGGATGAGAATCAGCCCGTATTATAAGCAGCTCATTTCGTCGGGGCAGAGTGGTACGCCTGAGACGAAGGCATACATGGACGAAAAGATGCGGGCCGCACAGTGGGTGATTCGAAGCATCGAGCAGCGCAATAGAACGATTGTTAAGGTAGTCTCGAGCATCGTCAAGTTTCAGGAGGAGTTTTTTGAACATGGAGTGCAGTATCTGAAGCCGTTAGTCCTAAAACAGGTAGCTGAAGATATTGGGATGCATGAGTCGACGATCAGTCGAGTGACAGCCAATAAATACATGTACTGTCCACAAGGTATGTTGGAGCTTAAGTTTTTCTTCAATGCCGGACTCCAGCGGGCCGACGAGCCGTCTGGCATGCACTCTTCGGTATCAGTTCGCGATATGATCAAAATAATGGTGGCTGAGGAAGATGCTAAGCGACCATTGAAAGATGAAGAGATTGCAGCCAAGCTCTTTACTCAAGGTGTGCGCATTGCAAGGAGGACGGTCGCCAAGTATCGGGCAGAGTTGAATATTGCTTCAGCAAGTCAGCGGAAACAGTTTTTTTGA
- the lptB gene encoding LPS export ABC transporter ATP-binding protein: MTPRVEEEPTRLVQSVALENGTSLRANGLMKSFRGRKVVKGVAIEVFAGEVVGLLGPNGAGKTTIFDMMVGLCQPDEGEITFKGESVTSLPMYKRARKGIGYLPQESSVFRRLSVEDNVLAILEMLGYARQDRNERVDALLKELDLGHIRKSMAYALSGGERRRLEITRALAATPSFMLLDEPFAGIDPIAVADIQQIITRLKVKGIGILITDHNVQETLSIVDRAYIINEGVILESGPPDVIVRSETARAVYLGEQFRL, from the coding sequence ATGACTCCACGCGTTGAGGAAGAACCGACCAGGCTGGTGCAGAGCGTGGCACTAGAGAATGGTACATCACTGCGGGCGAACGGATTAATGAAAAGCTTTCGTGGCCGAAAGGTCGTGAAAGGTGTGGCGATCGAAGTCTTTGCAGGTGAAGTCGTAGGTCTTCTTGGGCCAAATGGAGCTGGGAAGACGACGATCTTCGATATGATGGTTGGATTATGCCAGCCGGATGAAGGAGAGATAACTTTCAAAGGAGAATCCGTTACGAGCCTGCCAATGTACAAGCGAGCACGTAAAGGTATCGGGTATCTCCCCCAGGAGTCGTCCGTATTTCGCCGTCTCTCGGTGGAAGATAATGTTCTAGCCATTCTGGAAATGCTGGGATATGCTCGTCAAGATCGAAATGAACGGGTCGATGCCCTGCTCAAAGAATTGGATCTTGGACATATTCGGAAAAGCATGGCCTACGCCCTTTCCGGCGGCGAGCGGCGGCGATTGGAGATTACGCGTGCGCTGGCGGCCACTCCATCTTTTATGTTGCTGGATGAGCCATTTGCGGGAATTGATCCGATCGCGGTGGCGGACATTCAACAAATCATTACGCGGTTGAAAGTGAAAGGGATCGGCATCTTAATTACCGATCATAATGTCCAGGAAACGCTTTCCATTGTTGATCGAGCGTATATCATTAATGAAGGTGTGATCTTGGAATCGGGCCCTCCTGATGTGATTGTCCGGAGCGAAACCGCCAGAGCGGTCTATCTTGGAGAACAGTTTAGATTGTAG
- a CDS encoding LptA/OstA family protein — MSMWIWCLLLSVVLSGSSAAAPTSDSGSLKRSVEAPGVPTTITSNRMTVRNQDSQAVFEGAVVLTRGSLVVHSDKMVVSFQPKNSQGAATVRKGDEQRDSAQALSNVQPGHSGSTMSSRSVNRVEAIGEAHHVKIKYENGHATCQKAVYFADGEKVVLTGDPVAWEKGTRVSGKQITLFLAEERSVVEGGSHIRIEGEGQPEQ, encoded by the coding sequence ATGTCCATGTGGATCTGGTGTCTGCTTCTTAGTGTTGTATTGTCAGGATCTTCGGCAGCCGCTCCCACATCTGACTCTGGGAGTCTGAAGCGGAGTGTAGAGGCCCCTGGTGTTCCAACGACCATCACTTCCAATCGGATGACGGTACGGAATCAGGATAGCCAGGCTGTCTTTGAGGGGGCAGTGGTGCTTACGCGAGGCTCGTTGGTCGTGCACTCTGATAAGATGGTGGTGTCGTTTCAGCCAAAGAACTCTCAAGGTGCGGCAACAGTGCGAAAGGGAGACGAGCAGCGTGACTCCGCTCAAGCCTTATCCAACGTTCAGCCAGGGCATTCAGGATCAACGATGTCGAGCCGTTCGGTGAATCGTGTTGAAGCGATTGGAGAGGCACACCATGTCAAAATTAAGTATGAAAATGGCCATGCGACCTGCCAAAAGGCGGTCTACTTCGCAGACGGCGAGAAAGTTGTATTGACAGGCGATCCAGTGGCTTGGGAAAAGGGGACGCGTGTCAGTGGTAAGCAAATCACTCTCTTTCTCGCCGAAGAACGTAGCGTGGTGGAAGGAGGGTCCCATATCCGCATTGAAGGCGAGGGGCAGCCTGAACAATGA
- the lptC gene encoding LPS export ABC transporter periplasmic protein LptC — MWEIFARRALLSLSILLTIFLGYLLFRNAESPSRGASVSSNAIEDADAKLGEFTFTQSKGEAVEWQVRARQARIFEQEKRAVLHEVVLTFYGGSGDEVTVHGEEGTFNTVTKDFVLANRETPIVVQTRSGYTIYTNRLEWVEAMREIRTTAPVRIVGHGLEIRGQGLMGRISSEEFEILKDVHVDLVSAS; from the coding sequence ATGTGGGAAATTTTCGCCCGCCGAGCCCTGCTTTCCTTGAGTATCCTCCTGACTATATTTCTTGGCTACCTTCTCTTCAGAAATGCTGAGTCCCCTTCTCGTGGGGCTTCCGTCTCCTCAAATGCGATTGAAGATGCCGATGCGAAACTGGGTGAGTTTACCTTTACCCAATCGAAGGGGGAGGCCGTGGAATGGCAGGTCCGAGCCAGGCAGGCACGGATCTTTGAGCAGGAAAAGCGAGCCGTTCTGCACGAGGTTGTCTTGACTTTTTATGGGGGATCTGGTGATGAAGTGACTGTCCATGGTGAAGAGGGGACCTTTAATACGGTAACCAAGGATTTTGTATTAGCCAATCGAGAAACTCCCATCGTCGTCCAAACCAGGAGTGGATACACTATTTATACCAACCGGCTAGAATGGGTAGAGGCAATGAGAGAGATTAGGACGACGGCTCCGGTTCGGATCGTGGGCCATGGGTTGGAGATCCGAGGGCAAGGGCTGATGGGGCGAATATCATCAGAAGAGTTTGAGATACTCAAAGATGTCCATGTGGATCTGGTGTCTGCTTCTTAG
- the rplQ gene encoding 50S ribosomal protein L17, whose translation MRHRKKGRQLGRQTKHRGALFRNLVTSLLDHERIETTEAKAKEIRGFTDRMITLGKEGTLPARRRALGFLRSKTVVSKLFDDVAARFKDRPGGYTRIIKTRRRVGDAAEMVAIELVARQETTAQKKSGASQAQPSPAEATPST comes from the coding sequence GTGCGACATAGAAAAAAAGGACGACAACTTGGTCGCCAGACGAAACACAGAGGGGCCCTTTTTCGAAACCTCGTCACATCGTTGTTGGATCACGAGCGTATTGAAACGACGGAAGCAAAAGCCAAAGAAATCAGAGGATTTACTGATCGCATGATCACACTCGGGAAGGAAGGGACGCTTCCTGCTCGACGGAGAGCCTTAGGATTTCTTCGCAGTAAGACCGTCGTCTCAAAGCTTTTTGACGACGTTGCTGCGCGGTTTAAAGATCGGCCTGGTGGGTACACCAGAATCATTAAGACTCGCCGTCGTGTGGGAGATGCTGCGGAAATGGTCGCCATTGAGCTCGTGGCTCGTCAAGAGACGACAGCCCAGAAGAAGTCTGGTGCAAGCCAAGCACAGCCTTCTCCGGCAGAGGCAACCCCATCCACCTAG
- a CDS encoding DNA-directed RNA polymerase subunit alpha, translating into MIKAMKDFQIPMRVEVDKDTQSPTFGRFTTEAFERGFGTTIGNALRRILLSSLTGAAVTTVKIEGVVHEFSTISGVTEDVTAIILNIKSLRLALHTDKPKTIRLKKKGPGEAKGSDVLHDAEVTILTPELHIATLDKDATLDIEMTVKHGRGYVPAERNKEEGLPIGVIAIDSVFSPIKRVNFHVENARVGRMTDYDKLAVEIWTDGTISPRDALSNAAGILREHLDIFINPEERNEGKSEAGYEESHREVNKNLSRSVNELELSVRAANCLKNANIKTIADLVQKSEGEMLRTKNFGKKSLNEIKEILTEMGLSLGTKVEASSSPHNGSPKSE; encoded by the coding sequence ATGATCAAAGCGATGAAGGACTTTCAGATCCCAATGCGGGTGGAAGTCGACAAGGATACACAGTCCCCCACATTCGGCCGCTTCACAACCGAGGCGTTTGAGCGGGGGTTCGGTACCACGATTGGTAATGCCCTTCGCCGCATTTTGTTGTCGTCGCTTACCGGTGCTGCGGTGACCACTGTAAAGATCGAGGGGGTCGTTCATGAGTTTTCAACTATTTCCGGCGTAACCGAAGATGTCACGGCAATTATCCTGAATATTAAAAGTCTACGCTTGGCACTCCATACGGATAAACCCAAGACCATTCGGTTGAAAAAGAAGGGGCCTGGCGAAGCAAAGGGTTCCGATGTGCTTCATGACGCTGAGGTGACGATTCTCACCCCAGAGTTGCACATCGCGACCCTCGACAAGGATGCCACGCTGGATATTGAGATGACGGTCAAGCATGGGCGCGGGTATGTCCCAGCGGAACGCAACAAGGAAGAAGGGTTGCCGATTGGTGTGATTGCCATCGACTCGGTGTTTTCTCCGATCAAGCGGGTAAATTTTCATGTGGAAAATGCCCGTGTAGGTCGTATGACTGACTATGACAAGCTGGCGGTGGAGATCTGGACTGATGGTACGATCAGTCCTCGGGATGCCCTTTCCAACGCCGCAGGGATTTTACGCGAGCACTTGGATATCTTCATCAATCCAGAAGAGCGCAACGAAGGAAAGAGCGAGGCAGGATACGAGGAGTCTCATCGCGAGGTGAATAAGAACCTTTCTCGTAGCGTGAATGAATTAGAGTTGTCTGTTCGGGCTGCCAATTGTTTGAAAAACGCAAATATCAAGACGATTGCTGATTTAGTTCAGAAGTCTGAAGGGGAGATGCTCAGGACGAAGAATTTCGGTAAAAAGTCTCTCAATGAAATCAAAGAAATACTCACGGAAATGGGTCTTTCATTAGGAACGAAGGTTGAGGCGTCGTCGTCTCCACACAACGGAAGTCCAAAATCAGAATGA
- the rpsD gene encoding 30S ribosomal protein S4, translating into MAKYRGPVCRLCRREGEKLFLKGTRCMTEKCAIERRSYPPGQHGQGRQRTSDYSLQLREKQKLRRIYGLQECQFRGVFERAERQTGVTGDALLRLLECRLDNVAYRLGFGASRKQARQLVSHGHFTLNGKKITVAGALVKPGDVIEIRERSRDLVAIQAALESVDSRGIPEWLELDRGAFKGIVRALPAKDQITLPVNEQMVVELYSR; encoded by the coding sequence GTGGCAAAGTATCGTGGTCCTGTCTGTCGGTTGTGTCGGCGCGAAGGTGAAAAGCTTTTTTTGAAGGGCACGCGCTGCATGACGGAAAAATGTGCGATCGAACGGCGGAGCTATCCCCCTGGCCAGCATGGACAAGGGCGTCAACGGACATCCGACTATAGCCTGCAGCTTCGTGAGAAGCAGAAGCTCCGTCGGATTTATGGCCTTCAGGAGTGCCAGTTTCGTGGAGTATTCGAACGTGCCGAACGGCAGACTGGCGTCACCGGAGATGCGTTATTGCGTCTTCTTGAGTGCCGTTTGGACAATGTGGCCTATCGCCTAGGTTTTGGGGCTTCGCGCAAGCAAGCTCGCCAACTTGTCAGTCACGGTCATTTCACATTGAATGGCAAAAAGATTACAGTGGCCGGTGCCTTGGTGAAGCCTGGCGATGTCATCGAGATTCGGGAACGGAGTCGAGATCTTGTGGCCATTCAGGCGGCTTTGGAGTCAGTCGACAGTCGTGGAATCCCAGAGTGGCTGGAGCTGGATCGTGGGGCATTCAAAGGGATTGTCCGGGCCCTTCCTGCTAAGGACCAAATTACGTTGCCAGTGAATGAGCAGATGGTGGTCGAATTATATTCTCGATAG
- the rpsK gene encoding 30S ribosomal protein S11 — MSVKKGKKKERRIVQSGVAHVQASFNNTIVTITDMSGNTVVWASAGNQGFKGSRKSTPFAAQRAGEAAARKAMESGMRQIDVYVNGPGSGRESAIRSLQGAGLRINLIRDVTPIPHNGCRPPKRRRV, encoded by the coding sequence ATGAGTGTGAAAAAAGGGAAGAAGAAGGAGCGCCGGATCGTTCAGAGCGGAGTGGCTCACGTTCAAGCGTCTTTCAATAATACCATTGTGACCATTACCGACATGAGCGGTAACACGGTGGTCTGGGCCAGTGCCGGGAATCAGGGCTTTAAAGGTTCACGCAAGAGTACGCCCTTTGCTGCTCAGCGGGCTGGGGAGGCGGCAGCGAGGAAGGCAATGGAAAGTGGAATGCGTCAGATTGACGTGTATGTGAATGGGCCTGGATCAGGGCGAGAGTCGGCGATTCGGTCTCTGCAGGGGGCAGGGTTGCGGATCAACTTGATTCGTGATGTTACGCCCATCCCACATAATGGGTGCCGTCCACCCAAGCGACGTCGAGTGTAA
- the rpsM gene encoding 30S ribosomal protein S13: MARIAGVDLPRNKRTDIGLTYVYGIGRTSAQQILAEAGVDGAVRVKDLSEDKIVKLREIIERDYRVEGDLRKEVSLNIKRLVDSGTYRGLRHRKGLPVRGQRTKTNARTRKGRRAGVSSKPRPTAGKPGARP; this comes from the coding sequence ATGGCACGTATTGCTGGTGTCGATTTACCGAGGAATAAGCGAACGGATATTGGGTTGACCTATGTCTACGGAATTGGGCGAACCTCAGCTCAGCAGATTCTCGCTGAAGCCGGTGTTGACGGCGCCGTTCGTGTCAAAGATTTGAGCGAAGACAAGATTGTAAAATTGCGAGAAATCATTGAACGTGATTACCGGGTCGAGGGTGATCTTCGAAAAGAGGTGTCACTAAATATTAAGCGGCTGGTAGATTCCGGGACTTACCGAGGTCTCCGGCACCGAAAGGGCTTGCCTGTTCGGGGTCAACGGACCAAAACAAATGCAAGGACCCGGAAAGGGCGTCGTGCCGGTGTGAGTAGTAAACCAAGACCAACCGCAGGCAAACCAGGAGCCCGTCCGTAG
- the rpmJ gene encoding 50S ribosomal protein L36: MKVKSSVKPICAKCKVVRRRGVVRILCKNPRHKQRQG, translated from the coding sequence ATGAAGGTCAAGTCGTCAGTGAAGCCAATTTGCGCGAAGTGCAAAGTCGTTCGCCGTCGTGGTGTCGTGCGGATCCTCTGCAAGAATCCACGACACAAGCAGCGGCAGGGGTAG
- the infA gene encoding translation initiation factor IF-1 yields MAKEDIIEVQGSVAETLPNAMFRVKLENGHIILAHISGKMRMHFIRILPGDKVTVEMSPYDLTRGRITYRFK; encoded by the coding sequence ATGGCAAAAGAAGATATTATTGAGGTTCAAGGTTCAGTCGCCGAGACGCTTCCGAATGCCATGTTTCGCGTCAAACTTGAAAATGGCCATATCATATTGGCTCATATCTCTGGGAAAATGCGTATGCATTTCATTCGTATTTTGCCGGGGGATAAGGTCACTGTGGAGATGTCTCCGTACGATTTGACCAGGGGTCGAATCACCTATCGATTTAAGTAA
- the map gene encoding type I methionyl aminopeptidase, which yields MIILKTPAEIEVMAAASRVVAEALEIVKQSVRPGISTDELDLIAEKEIRARGAIPAFKGYRNYPKTLCASVNEQVVHGIPSKRKLKDGDIIGLDLGAIVGGFYGDSAVTVAVGRVPDETEKLVQVTREALYLGIKQAVVGNRLTDISHAVQAHVEAAGFSVVTEFVGHGIGRQLHEEPQVPNYGKSGQGPRLQSGMVLAIEPMVNMGRSAVRVLDDRWTAVTVDGSLSAHFEHTIAIQPAGAPRIMSQLERP from the coding sequence ATGATCATTCTGAAAACGCCAGCCGAAATCGAAGTTATGGCGGCGGCTTCCCGAGTGGTTGCTGAGGCATTGGAGATCGTAAAGCAGTCTGTTCGTCCAGGTATCAGCACAGACGAACTCGATCTTATTGCTGAAAAGGAAATTAGAGCTCGTGGCGCAATCCCAGCATTTAAAGGATATAGAAACTACCCTAAAACGCTTTGTGCTTCAGTCAATGAGCAGGTCGTTCATGGCATTCCATCGAAACGTAAACTGAAGGATGGAGACATCATTGGTTTGGATCTTGGGGCGATTGTTGGAGGATTCTATGGGGATTCGGCTGTGACCGTTGCAGTTGGTCGAGTCCCTGATGAAACAGAGAAGTTGGTACAGGTGACCAGGGAAGCCCTTTACCTTGGAATCAAGCAAGCGGTTGTTGGTAATCGGTTGACGGATATTTCACATGCGGTGCAGGCTCATGTAGAGGCTGCTGGGTTTTCAGTTGTCACGGAGTTTGTGGGCCACGGCATTGGACGACAGCTGCACGAAGAGCCCCAAGTCCCGAACTACGGGAAGTCTGGACAAGGGCCTCGATTGCAATCTGGGATGGTTTTGGCGATTGAACCAATGGTGAATATGGGGCGGAGTGCCGTTCGCGTTCTCGATGATCGATGGACAGCGGTCACTGTGGATGGGAGCTTATCGGCGCACTTTGAACATACCATTGCCATACAGCCAGCAGGAGCTCCTCGCATCATGAGTCAGTTGGAGAGGCCCTAG
- a CDS encoding adenylate kinase → MRVVFLGAPGVGKGTQADKIVAQYHIAKISTGDLLRAAVRNKTSLGLEAKGHMDQGRLVPDSVVIGLVKEKLTELSEPKKFVLDGFPRTVPQAEALAAVLAGQGIQLDRVINFRVSREEIIKRLSGRRSCQKCQATYHVDFAPSKNGVSCDRCGELLVQRSDDQREAIETRLKVYEEQTAPLISFYEQRQLLSHLNGAEPVEAVYQELVRTLSVYQTA, encoded by the coding sequence ATGCGGGTTGTCTTTCTCGGAGCTCCCGGTGTTGGTAAGGGCACACAGGCCGATAAAATTGTCGCCCAGTATCACATCGCCAAGATTTCAACGGGGGACTTGCTCCGAGCAGCCGTTCGTAATAAGACGTCGCTTGGCTTGGAAGCTAAAGGGCACATGGATCAAGGGCGGCTTGTTCCTGATTCAGTGGTCATAGGGTTGGTGAAGGAAAAACTGACAGAGCTATCAGAACCGAAGAAGTTTGTCCTTGACGGATTTCCGAGAACTGTTCCTCAAGCAGAGGCTCTAGCTGCAGTGTTGGCTGGACAGGGGATCCAGCTCGATAGGGTTATTAATTTTAGAGTTTCCCGGGAAGAGATCATTAAGCGCTTGAGTGGACGGAGGAGTTGTCAGAAGTGTCAGGCCACCTATCATGTGGACTTTGCTCCATCAAAGAATGGTGTATCTTGTGATCGCTGTGGTGAACTGTTGGTCCAACGAAGTGATGATCAGCGAGAGGCAATTGAGACACGTCTCAAGGTGTATGAAGAGCAGACTGCCCCCCTGATCAGTTTCTATGAGCAGCGGCAATTATTATCCCATCTCAATGGCGCTGAACCAGTTGAGGCTGTCTATCAAGAGCTTGTACGCACTCTGTCGGTATATCAGACGGCATGA
- the secY gene encoding preprotein translocase subunit SecY yields MLERLLTSFQNIFKIPELRTRVLFTLGMLVVYRIGSHIPTPGINGEALSDFLQKQGGSLLGFLDIFSGGSLSRLTIFALGIMPYISASIILQLLTVVIPHLTKLAKEGERGRKKIIQYTRFGTIGIALIQGFGIAIGLEQMNQGAFVLNAGWGFRLMTVITLTAGTGFLMWLGEQITERGIGNGISLIIFAGIVARLPAAVAQTYNLYEIGQLNAFLLVGLALLMVAVVAAIVFLESGRRKIPVQYAKRVIGRRVYGGQSTHIPLKINTAGVIPPIFASSIIAFPATIAGFFETPWVQAIGAQLAPGSLLYTLMYVGLIVFFCFFYTAVVLNPVDMADNMKKYGGFIPGIRPGQRTSDYIYSVLTKITFAGAMYLAIVCVIPELLIYKLNVPFYFGGTSLLIVIGVGLDTAQQIESHMLMRNYEGFLGKGMAPLRGRSS; encoded by the coding sequence GTGCTTGAACGTCTTCTGACTAGTTTTCAGAATATTTTTAAGATCCCCGAGCTGCGTACTCGAGTCTTGTTCACGCTCGGCATGCTTGTGGTGTATCGCATCGGATCCCACATTCCAACCCCCGGGATCAACGGTGAAGCCCTTTCCGACTTCCTGCAAAAGCAAGGCGGCTCCTTACTTGGTTTTCTGGATATTTTCTCGGGGGGCTCTCTGTCTCGGTTGACGATTTTTGCACTCGGCATTATGCCGTATATCAGTGCATCAATTATTCTCCAGCTACTGACGGTCGTCATCCCTCATTTGACAAAGCTTGCCAAAGAAGGCGAACGGGGTCGAAAGAAGATCATCCAATACACCCGATTCGGGACCATTGGTATTGCGTTAATTCAGGGGTTTGGGATTGCGATCGGACTTGAGCAAATGAATCAAGGGGCCTTCGTCCTGAACGCTGGCTGGGGATTTCGTCTTATGACGGTGATCACCCTCACTGCAGGCACAGGATTCTTGATGTGGTTGGGTGAGCAAATCACCGAACGGGGAATTGGCAACGGAATATCATTGATCATCTTTGCGGGAATCGTCGCACGGCTGCCTGCCGCAGTGGCCCAGACGTACAACCTCTACGAAATCGGTCAACTTAATGCTTTTTTGCTCGTTGGTCTAGCACTCCTGATGGTTGCCGTGGTTGCGGCAATTGTTTTTCTGGAAAGTGGTCGTAGGAAAATACCAGTCCAATACGCAAAGCGTGTCATAGGACGACGTGTGTATGGGGGACAAAGTACTCATATTCCGTTGAAGATCAATACGGCAGGTGTCATTCCCCCAATATTTGCCTCGTCGATTATTGCCTTCCCCGCAACGATCGCTGGATTTTTTGAGACTCCTTGGGTTCAAGCTATTGGTGCGCAGCTGGCACCAGGATCGCTTCTGTACACCTTGATGTACGTCGGCCTGATTGTGTTCTTCTGTTTCTTTTATACCGCAGTCGTGCTTAATCCGGTCGATATGGCCGACAATATGAAAAAGTATGGAGGATTTATTCCAGGAATACGGCCTGGTCAGCGAACCTCCGACTATATTTATAGCGTATTGACGAAAATTACCTTTGCCGGAGCTATGTACCTCGCCATTGTATGCGTGATCCCTGAGCTTTTGATTTACAAGTTAAACGTACCGTTTTACTTTGGTGGCACATCGCTGCTGATTGTCATTGGGGTTGGTTTGGACACGGCTCAACAAATTGAGTCTCATATGCTTATGCGTAATTATGAGGGTTTTCTGGGGAAGGGCATGGCACCATTGAGAGGGAGAAGTAGTTAG
- the rplO gene encoding 50S ribosomal protein L15, whose product MNLHNLSPAPGSKKRRKRIGRGPGSGHGKTATKGHKGILARSGGGKRPGFEGGQMPLVRRLPKFGFTNPSRVEYSIVNLKSFEQWTGEGTVTPQAMVDAGLVKRKRLPIKILGVGELKKSLVVQAHKFSKSAEAKIQAAGGRVEVIGGA is encoded by the coding sequence ATGAACCTTCATAATTTATCTCCGGCACCAGGATCAAAAAAACGTCGTAAACGGATTGGGCGCGGACCTGGCTCTGGTCATGGGAAGACTGCGACCAAAGGACATAAGGGAATATTGGCGCGGTCAGGTGGAGGAAAACGTCCTGGGTTTGAGGGTGGCCAGATGCCATTGGTTAGGAGGCTGCCCAAGTTTGGTTTCACAAATCCATCACGGGTTGAATATTCCATTGTCAATCTGAAGAGCTTTGAGCAGTGGACGGGGGAGGGGACGGTTACTCCTCAGGCGATGGTAGACGCTGGACTGGTAAAGCGAAAACGGCTTCCGATTAAAATCCTCGGGGTCGGTGAGTTGAAGAAGTCTCTGGTCGTTCAGGCGCACAAGTTCAGTAAATCAGCGGAAGCGAAGATTCAAGCGGCTGGCGGGAGAGTTGAGGTTATCGGCGGTGCTTGA